A window of the Corythoichthys intestinalis isolate RoL2023-P3 chromosome 6, ASM3026506v1, whole genome shotgun sequence genome harbors these coding sequences:
- the LOC130917566 gene encoding 2-oxoisovalerate dehydrogenase subunit alpha, mitochondrial-like, whose amino-acid sequence MAAAVVSSISLMNKMFRTSFHAARAAAALKTSRLPHQRAFRVNAAHRQQPFDSTLEKPQFPGASAEFVDQLEFIEPNVISGIPVYRVMDRQGNIINPSQDPQLSKETVLNFYQKMTLLNTMDRILYESQRQGRISFYMTNYGEEGTHIGSAAALDAKDLVFGQYREAGVLMYRGFLLEHFMAQCYANADDLGKGRQMPVHYGSRDLNFVTISSPLATQIPQAVGAAYAIKRENIDRAVICYFGEGAASEGDAHAGFNFSATLECPIIFFCRNNGYAISTPTNEQYRGDGIAARGPGYGMLSIRVDGNDVFAVYNATKEARRRAVAENQPFLIEAMTYRIGHHSTSDDSSAYRSVDEVNYWDKQDHPISRLRHYMASRGWWSEDDERAWRKQSRKTVMEVFERAEKRLKPNPELLFTDVYEEMTPALGKQREALRRHVQQYKEHYPVDLYDKDSH is encoded by the exons ATGGCGGCGGCTGTTGTCAGCAGCATTAGCCTCATGAACAAAATGTTTAGGACCTCTTTCCATGCTGCTCGTGCGGCGGCGGCACTGAAAACGTCGAGGCTGCCGCACCAAAGAGCCTTTAGAGTCAAT GCAGCACACAGACAGCAGCCATTTGACTCCACGCTGGAGAAACCACAGTTTCCTGGCGCTTCTGCAGAGTTTGTGGACCAGCTAGAGTTCATCGAACCTAACGTCATCTCTGGTATCCCGGTGTACCGGGTCATGGACCGCCAGGGCAACATCATCAATCCGTCCCAAGACCCTCAG CTCTCCAAAGAAACGGTTCTGAACTTTTACCAGAAGATGACGCTGCTGAATACGATGGATCGTATTCTCTATGAATCCCAGAGACAG GGGAGGATTTCTTTCTACATGACCAACTACGGCGAAGAGGGCACGCACATCGGAAGCGCTGCAGCTCTTGATGCAAAGGACTTGGTCTTTGGACAATACAGAGAAGCTG GTGTGTTGATGTATCGCGGATTCCTTCTGGAACACTTCATGGCTCAATGCTACGCTAACGCCGACGACTTGGGCAAAGGCCGTCAGATGCCCGTCCACTACGGCTCACGAGACCTCAACTTTGTCACCATTTCTTCGCCGCTAGCCACACAGATTCCGCAAG CCGTGGGAGCCGCGTACGCTATTAAACGGGAGAATATCGACAGAGCGGTGATCTGCTACTTCGGCGAAGGGGCGGCTAGCGAAGGCGACGCCCACGCCGGCTTCAACTTCTCGGCCACCCTGGAGTGTCCGATAATTTTTTTCTGCCGCAACAATGGATACGCCATCTCCACCCCCACCAATGAGCAATACAGAGGCGACGGCATCG CTGCTCGCGGTCCAGGCTACGGCATGCTGTCCATCCGCGTGGACGGGAatgacgtcttcgccgtgtacaaCGCCACAAAGGAAGCACGGCGCCGGGCTGTCGCAGAAAATCAGCCGTTTCTTATTGAAGCCATGACATACAG AATCGGCCACCACAGCACCAGCGACGACAGCTCTGCGTACCGTTCAGTGGACGAGGTCAACTACTGGGACAAGCAGGACCACCCCATTTCGCGTCTACGACACTACATGGCGTCGCGGGGTTGGTGGAGCGAGGATGACGAGCGCGCCTGGCGCAAGCAGTCGCGCAAGACCGTCATGGAGGTGTTCGAGCGGGCCGAGAAGCGCCTCAAACCCAACCCGGAGCTGCTCTTCACAGACGTCTACGAGGAGATGACGCCGGCGCTCGGAAAGCAGCGCGAGGCGCTGCGCAGACACGTGCAGCAGTACAAGGAGCACTACCCTGTTGACCTTTATGACAAAGACTCTCACTAA